The genomic window CGTTTGGCCTGCTTCAAGAAGGAATGACGCAACGCTTTCGACCGCCTCTTTGGCCAGCCCGGTTTCTCCCGGCAGGGTGGATGCGGTCAGCTGGTCGGCCAAGGCTTTGTGTAATGCCTTGGCTTTGGCTGGCGACAGATCACTGCTTGAACTCATTGCCGAGCGACTCCTCTCTCAGGCCCGATCAAAGCGGCAGCGAATCCCTTGAAATTATGTTTCGCCGCGCTTTTGCGATAATGCTCACTCATACAGGGTGAGTAGTTTCGCTTGCAAGCAGATTTCAGGTCTTAAGCTGGAACCTTCTGGCAGGCATCAAGCGTCAATTCGAGGCTGCGCAGCCGCGCGTCGGGGTCATAGGTTGCCCCGCACAATATGATTTCATCGGCGCTGGTGCGCTGGACGAAAGCGTCGATCTTTTCGCGGACTTGCTCAGGGGTGCCGACGGCTGCGGCCTGCTCCAGATGGGTGAGCATGGCGCGATATTGCGCAGGCAGGCTTTCCTTATAGTCCTCGACCGGCGGTTTGAGCTTGCCGGGCGTGCCGGAACGAAGCGCGACAAAACTTTGCTGCTGACTCGAAGCAAGGGTCTGCGCTTCTTCTTCGGCCTCGGCGGCAAAGACATTCATCGCGACCATGACGTGAGGCTTTTCAAGCGTTTCTGAGGGCTGAAAGTCGCGGCGATACACTGCAAGCGCGCTATCGAGGTGATCGGGGGCAAAATGCGCGGCGAAGGCGTAAGGCATACCAAGCTTTGCCGCGAGTTGCGCGCCGAACAGGCTGGAGCCGAGCATCCAGAACTCGACATTCGAACCAAAGCCCGGAGTCGCCCTGATCGGCAAATCCATATCGCTTGTCAGAAGCGCGCGCAGTTCGACCACGTCTTGCGGAAAGTATTCGGATGCCTTGTGCAAATCCTTGCGAAGCGCGCGTTGAAGCTGCGGCCCTGCTCCCGGAGCACGGCCAAGCCCAAGGTCGATGCGTCCCGGAAAGAGCGCGTCCAGCGTGCCAAACTGTTCGGCAATCTGAAACGGGGTGTGATTGGGCAGCATAATGCCGCCTGACCCGATGCGGATGGTGCTTGTCGCATTGCCGATATGGGCGAGCACAACCGAAGTCGCGCCCCCGGCGATCCCCTCCATCGTGTGATGTTCGGCAACCCAAAAGCGTTTGCACCCGATGGCTTCCGCATGGGCGGCAAGCCTGGTCGCATTGCCGAGCGCTTCAGCAACGCTCCCTCCTTCGCGCACGGGGACAAGGTCGAGTACCGAAAAATCAGTCATTAAGCCTCCTTTAAGAGGGTTCAAGCTGCGCCAGATAGTCTTGCGCGGTCAAGGCTTCGGGCGCGCTTGGCGCCGTGTCTATCACCGACTGCCAGCTTTGCCGCGCAGCATCATCGCGCCCGGAAAGCACGGCGATTACGCCCGCTTCAAGTCCGATGGCGGCATCTTGTGGCGCAATCGCGCTTGCCCTTTCAATCGCGGCTTGCGCCTCATCTAGTCGCTCAAGCCGCCGCAAAAGTGTTGCTTTCAAGAGCCAATTGTTCGGGTCTTCGGGCATAAGCTGTGTTGCAAGGTCTAGCTCGCTCAAAGCCTCTTCAGGGCGCTCTAACGTGACCAGAACCCGCGCAAGATCGCTTGCAACGATCGCCTGCATAGGAGCAGAGGCTGACGCCTCAGCGTGCAGCTTGGCAGTGGTGAGGATGTGCAAGGCGCTTTCGTAGTCTGAATCAGCAACCGCAGCATTTCCCGCCATCGCGCCGAAGCGTGCTTTCGCGCTTGGCTCATCGTCGGGCGTTTCATCGCGCGCGGCGGCAAAGGCTTCTCTTGCATCGCCCCACATTCCCAATTCGGTTGAGGCAAGCCCCAAACAGTGATTGGCAAGGATACGCTGGCGCCCGCTGGTTTCATTGCGGCGAACCTGCGACAAAGTATGCGCGCGCGCAGCCTGTTCAGGAAGGAACGCCAAACATTTCGCAAGCCAGACCGTGTCGGGATTATCCTCAATCCCGCGCTCAAGCGGATTGTCGCGCGGGTTTCGCTCTGGCCGGTTTACAAGCTCATCCGGGGGGCCAAGATCATTCCCGATATGCGGGTTGGGGCCGACCTGAAGGGCAAGCGAAAGCAGGATGGGGGAGATCAAATCCAAGGGGGGTTCATTCCATCAATAAAAGCTGTCCACCACCGCCAAAAGCTGAGCAATGTCAGCTTCGCGCGAGAGGCGGTGATCGCCGTCTTTAATAAGTGTCACCTGTACATCGTCCGAACGAAGCGCTGCGGCGAGTTTTATGCTGATCGCCCACGGCACATCGTCATCGCGCTGTCCGTGGAGGAGGCGCACGGGTGCATCCACTTTGACCTCTTCATAAAGCCGCAAATTATCCTGGGCATCGGCGTAAAAACCGGGATGCGTTGGTGTGGGCTCA from Erythrobacter sp. SCSIO 43205 includes these protein-coding regions:
- a CDS encoding LLM class flavin-dependent oxidoreductase, encoding MTDFSVLDLVPVREGGSVAEALGNATRLAAHAEAIGCKRFWVAEHHTMEGIAGGATSVVLAHIGNATSTIRIGSGGIMLPNHTPFQIAEQFGTLDALFPGRIDLGLGRAPGAGPQLQRALRKDLHKASEYFPQDVVELRALLTSDMDLPIRATPGFGSNVEFWMLGSSLFGAQLAAKLGMPYAFAAHFAPDHLDSALAVYRRDFQPSETLEKPHVMVAMNVFAAEAEEEAQTLASSQQQSFVALRSGTPGKLKPPVEDYKESLPAQYRAMLTHLEQAAAVGTPEQVREKIDAFVQRTSADEIILCGATYDPDARLRSLELTLDACQKVPA
- a CDS encoding lipopolysaccharide assembly protein LapB translates to MDLISPILLSLALQVGPNPHIGNDLGPPDELVNRPERNPRDNPLERGIEDNPDTVWLAKCLAFLPEQAARAHTLSQVRRNETSGRQRILANHCLGLASTELGMWGDAREAFAAARDETPDDEPSAKARFGAMAGNAAVADSDYESALHILTTAKLHAEASASAPMQAIVASDLARVLVTLERPEEALSELDLATQLMPEDPNNWLLKATLLRRLERLDEAQAAIERASAIAPQDAAIGLEAGVIAVLSGRDDAARQSWQSVIDTAPSAPEALTAQDYLAQLEPS